Proteins co-encoded in one Roseofilum capinflatum BLCC-M114 genomic window:
- a CDS encoding DUF3288 family protein: MDRDSGKDQKHPREDRDRLVVDQLLQHSGEPTDFHLAELARLRIRYQGFPGARELKQKLDRALQQWNLSEEALFERTRAIHSQGLVYKRGGDQQEDWS, translated from the coding sequence ATGGATAGGGACTCTGGCAAGGATCAAAAACATCCTCGTGAGGATCGCGATCGCCTGGTTGTGGATCAATTACTGCAACATTCTGGAGAGCCGACAGATTTTCATTTAGCTGAGTTAGCACGGTTGAGAATTCGTTACCAAGGATTTCCAGGAGCTAGAGAGCTGAAACAGAAGTTAGATCGGGCCTTGCAACAGTGGAACCTGAGCGAGGAAGCCTTATTTGAGCGAACCCGTGCTATTCATAGCCAAGGATTGGTCTATAAACGGGGAGGAGATCAACAAGAAGACTGGAGTTAA
- a CDS encoding peptidoglycan D,D-transpeptidase FtsI family protein: protein MASTSPPSQRQVIASRFSSRKPRRKMASVPQMRSVIVWGVLIASLLGLSLKLLTLQVIEGSQLRQKAQEQQRTQEYQLTPRRSIVDRQGHFLAVDQPRFTLYAHPIMFKKPASEIASQLSGILGIPVDQLMQRFYEAETGIQIQYSVPEDAARRIEYLSLDGLDLMAYQERIYPQEDLVSEIVGYVNMDRLGQTGVEAAYGNILERSSESVEVTRTGGGDILPNQDSTPLLNADALQLQLTLDTRLQRVARLALSEQMKNYNAKRGTVIVMNAANGELLALVQYPSFDANSYWQADLELLKNWAITDLYEPGSTFKPINVAIALEADAIELDDQFYDPGQIYIGQWPIQNYDFDYNGGRGVSNLTDIIKYSSNVAMVRIVQQMKPEVFYDGLENLGLSSLTGVDLPGETASYLKPKEQFVNSAIEPAVAAFGQGLSLTPLKLAQLHSTLANGGFLVTPHVVKGLRDVQGQLHYTPNFEPPRRVFSEETAEAVLAMMEAVVDGGSGKAAHIPNYRVAGKTGTAQKAAASGGYYESAKITSFVGILPDGPYVVVAVVDEPQGGGAFGGTVSAPIVKSVMEALIPMEKIPPSTLSTSNP from the coding sequence ATGGCTTCAACTTCTCCGCCAAGCCAACGTCAGGTCATTGCTTCTCGTTTTTCGTCTAGAAAGCCGAGGAGAAAAATGGCCAGTGTCCCTCAGATGCGATCGGTGATTGTCTGGGGAGTGCTGATTGCGAGTTTATTGGGTTTAAGCCTGAAACTCTTAACGTTACAGGTGATTGAGGGTTCACAGTTGCGCCAAAAAGCTCAAGAACAACAACGCACTCAGGAATACCAACTCACACCCCGCCGTTCTATTGTCGATCGCCAAGGACATTTTTTAGCCGTCGATCAACCCCGATTTACTTTGTATGCCCATCCCATCATGTTTAAGAAACCGGCTTCAGAAATTGCCAGTCAACTCTCTGGGATTTTGGGTATACCAGTCGATCAACTCATGCAACGCTTTTATGAAGCTGAAACCGGTATCCAAATTCAGTATAGTGTCCCCGAAGATGCCGCCCGTCGGATTGAATATTTATCATTAGATGGCTTAGATCTAATGGCTTATCAAGAGCGCATCTATCCCCAAGAAGACCTGGTATCGGAAATCGTCGGTTATGTGAATATGGATCGTCTGGGCCAAACCGGCGTTGAAGCAGCCTATGGCAATATTCTAGAGCGCTCTAGTGAGTCGGTAGAAGTAACCCGCACCGGAGGCGGAGATATTTTACCCAATCAAGACTCAACCCCCCTGTTGAATGCTGATGCCTTGCAATTACAGTTAACCCTGGATACTCGCCTGCAACGGGTGGCTCGGTTAGCGCTTTCTGAGCAAATGAAAAACTACAATGCCAAGCGCGGTACGGTAATTGTCATGAATGCAGCCAATGGGGAACTTTTGGCTTTGGTGCAATATCCGTCTTTTGATGCTAATAGTTATTGGCAAGCGGATTTAGAGTTGTTAAAAAATTGGGCCATTACGGATTTATACGAACCGGGTTCAACCTTTAAGCCGATTAATGTGGCGATCGCCTTAGAAGCTGATGCTATTGAACTTGACGATCAATTTTACGATCCAGGACAGATTTATATTGGTCAATGGCCGATTCAAAATTATGACTTTGATTATAATGGCGGCAGAGGAGTCTCAAATCTGACTGATATTATCAAATATTCCAGTAATGTCGCGATGGTTAGAATTGTCCAGCAGATGAAGCCGGAAGTCTTTTATGACGGGCTGGAAAATCTGGGCCTTTCATCGCTCACGGGAGTCGATTTACCGGGTGAGACGGCCAGTTATCTCAAACCCAAAGAACAGTTTGTGAATTCAGCCATTGAGCCAGCCGTGGCTGCTTTTGGTCAGGGATTATCTTTGACTCCCCTCAAGTTGGCCCAACTCCATTCCACATTGGCCAATGGGGGATTTCTCGTTACTCCCCATGTGGTTAAAGGACTCAGGGATGTGCAAGGACAATTGCACTATACCCCCAATTTTGAACCGCCCCGTAGGGTGTTTTCTGAAGAAACGGCTGAAGCGGTGTTGGCCATGATGGAAGCGGTGGTGGATGGAGGGAGCGGCAAGGCGGCCCATATTCCTAATTATAGGGTGGCAGGTAAGACGGGAACCGCTCAGAAGGCGGCTGCCAGTGGTGGGTATTATGAGTCTGCTAAAATTACAAGCTTTGTCGGTATTTTGCCGGATGGCCCCTATGTAGTCGTAGCGGTGGTGGATGAACCCCAAGGTGGAGGAGCCTTTGGGGGTACGGTATCGGCTCCGATTGTCAAATCGGTGATGGAAGCCCTGATTCCGATGGAGAAAATTCCCCCGTCCACTCTATCGACCAGCAATCCCTGA
- the dnaA gene encoding chromosomal replication initiator protein DnaA — translation MEISLDRLWTQVLDRLEEKLSQPTFETWIKTAKAIDLQDNCLILETPNFFARNWLQANYINIIKTTVEDLLGHSVTLKITVANQESSSENSSPLWSSNPAIPKTYTYPKPTELNPKYVFEHFVVGSNNRMAHAASLAVAESPGRENPLSFNPLFLYGGVGLGKTHLMQAIGHYRLKIRSDAKVFYVSTEKFTNDLITAIRQDSRQGFRDHYRTADVLLVDDIQFIESQESTQEEFFHTFNTLHEAGKQVVLASDRPPSQMPQLQERLCSRFSMGLVADIQPPDLETRMAILQKKAEYENLDLPQAVIEYIATNYTSNIRELEGALIRTVAYMSISGLSMTVENIAPVLNPPAAHAEVSADVIIAVVAEEFQVTPEDLKGNSRRREISQARQVGMYLMRQHTDLSLPKIGEEFGGKDHTTVMYSCDKVGQRREQDPDLAKLLRQLGDRITLVSRSQ, via the coding sequence GTGGAAATTTCCCTCGATCGCCTGTGGACTCAAGTCCTTGATCGGCTTGAAGAAAAACTAAGTCAGCCAACATTTGAGACGTGGATTAAAACAGCAAAGGCAATTGACTTACAAGATAATTGTCTGATTCTGGAAACTCCTAATTTCTTTGCTCGGAACTGGCTTCAAGCGAACTATATTAATATTATCAAAACAACAGTAGAAGATCTTTTAGGTCATTCTGTGACTCTTAAAATTACTGTTGCTAATCAAGAAAGTTCATCTGAAAATTCAAGTCCTTTGTGGTCTTCAAATCCAGCTATTCCCAAAACTTACACTTACCCCAAACCAACTGAACTTAACCCTAAATATGTATTCGAGCATTTTGTGGTCGGTTCTAATAATCGTATGGCTCATGCTGCATCTCTGGCAGTTGCTGAATCTCCAGGACGAGAAAACCCTCTGAGTTTTAACCCTTTGTTTCTCTATGGAGGTGTAGGGCTTGGCAAAACTCATCTGATGCAAGCAATTGGACATTATCGACTCAAAATTCGGTCAGATGCTAAAGTGTTTTATGTCTCTACAGAAAAATTCACCAATGATTTAATCACAGCTATTCGTCAAGATAGTCGTCAAGGGTTTCGCGATCATTACCGAACGGCAGATGTTTTATTAGTAGATGATATTCAATTTATTGAAAGTCAGGAATCGACTCAAGAGGAGTTTTTCCATACCTTTAATACGCTCCATGAAGCAGGAAAACAAGTCGTTTTAGCCTCAGATCGTCCTCCCAGTCAAATGCCCCAACTGCAAGAGCGTTTATGTTCGCGGTTTTCGATGGGATTAGTTGCGGATATCCAACCCCCGGACTTAGAAACACGAATGGCAATTTTACAAAAAAAGGCCGAATATGAAAACTTAGATTTACCCCAAGCTGTCATTGAGTATATTGCCACGAACTATACTTCTAATATTCGAGAATTAGAAGGGGCACTAATCCGAACCGTTGCTTATATGTCAATTTCGGGATTATCAATGACGGTCGAAAATATTGCCCCTGTGTTGAATCCCCCAGCAGCTCATGCAGAAGTTTCGGCAGATGTGATTATTGCTGTAGTTGCAGAAGAATTTCAGGTGACTCCAGAGGATTTAAAAGGTAATTCAAGACGCAGGGAAATTAGCCAGGCTCGTCAAGTCGGCATGTACCTGATGCGTCAGCATACAGACTTAAGCTTACCCAAAATTGGAGAGGAATTTGGAGGAAAAGACCATACAACGGTTATGTATAGCTGCGATAAAGTAGGGCAGCGACGGGAACAAGATCCAGACTTGGCCAAGCTTCTGCGACAACTGGGCGATCGCATTACTCTGGTGAGTCGTTCCCAATAG
- a CDS encoding tetratricopeptide repeat protein, whose amino-acid sequence MQTSLPIAYLSIFLVLLAVSAWFILRQVLKTRRSEALFSQLQKKLKSNQGTAEEYYELGCLYSDKKLYSQAIQLFQKSIKCDDIPEQESALVYNALGYAYVAKEQYDVAIRQYKEALKISPDYVVAWNNLGFAYEKKNLTKQALESYDEALKVDPSNKTANTRASSLRKRLSPST is encoded by the coding sequence ATGCAAACTTCACTGCCGATCGCTTATCTTTCTATATTTCTAGTTCTCTTAGCTGTTTCAGCTTGGTTTATCCTTCGTCAAGTCTTAAAAACTCGGCGTTCTGAAGCTCTGTTTTCCCAGTTACAAAAAAAGCTGAAATCCAATCAAGGAACGGCCGAAGAATACTATGAGCTAGGCTGCCTTTACTCGGATAAGAAACTCTACAGCCAAGCTATTCAACTCTTTCAAAAATCTATCAAGTGTGATGATATCCCGGAACAAGAGAGTGCTTTAGTTTATAATGCGCTTGGCTATGCCTATGTAGCGAAAGAACAGTATGATGTAGCCATACGACAATATAAGGAAGCGTTAAAAATTTCCCCTGATTATGTGGTTGCTTGGAACAACTTGGGGTTTGCATATGAGAAAAAGAATTTGACAAAACAAGCTTTAGAAAGCTACGATGAGGCTTTGAAAGTAGATCCAAGCAACAAAACAGCTAACACACGGGCAAGTTCTTTAAGAAAACGGTTAAGTCCATCTACATAG
- the rplT gene encoding 50S ribosomal protein L20, which translates to MPRVKRGNVARKRRKKILKLAKGFRGSHSKLFRTANQQVMKALRNAYRDRRKRKRDFRRLWIVRVNAAARQNGVSYSKLMGNLKKANIQINRKMLAEMAILDPKGFSKVVELATQKSA; encoded by the coding sequence ATGCCAAGAGTTAAACGGGGTAATGTTGCTCGAAAACGGCGCAAGAAAATTTTAAAGTTGGCTAAAGGGTTTCGGGGATCTCACTCTAAACTCTTTCGCACGGCAAATCAGCAAGTAATGAAAGCTTTGCGGAATGCGTATCGCGATCGCCGCAAGCGTAAGCGTGATTTTCGTCGCTTGTGGATTGTTCGCGTTAATGCAGCCGCTCGTCAAAATGGGGTGAGCTATAGTAAGCTGATGGGTAACCTGAAAAAAGCGAATATCCAGATCAATCGGAAAATGTTGGCAGAGATGGCGATTCTTGATCCTAAAGGATTTAGCAAAGTTGTGGAATTAGCCACCCAAAAGAGCGCTTAG
- the rpmI gene encoding 50S ribosomal protein L35: protein MPKLKTRKAAAKRFRVTGGGKILRRKANKNHLLEHKSATRKRRLSQITTVCERDEENVRLMLPYL, encoded by the coding sequence ATGCCGAAACTGAAAACGCGAAAGGCAGCAGCCAAGAGATTTAGAGTTACGGGAGGTGGCAAAATCTTACGCCGTAAAGCGAATAAGAATCACTTGCTTGAGCATAAGAGTGCCACTCGGAAGCGTCGTCTTTCTCAAATAACCACGGTTTGTGAGAGAGATGAGGAAAATGTGCGGTTAATGTTGCCTTATCTTTAA